The following proteins are co-located in the Mycolicibacterium goodii genome:
- a CDS encoding MFS transporter, which translates to MRQLEGEPTARKVRTLAAITVGNSFEWYEWAIYGIFAPFIAAAMFDRADPVSALLSTFAVFAIGFLMRPIGGIVFGRIADRRGRKTVLIATLLMMGTGSMVIALTPDFETLGVWASVVLLLARMAQGFAHGGESATSYSYVAELAPPQKRGAWSSYAYVAVLIGTIGAFVLGVALTAVLGQQAVADWAWRVPFVFGALGSFVVMFLRSRMEESEVFTEQAHAPVTQSATAPPRRLFRPVATGIGLICGLTVFQYTWLAFIPTYAIVHQGVSADTAYLALAGAQFIGLFCLPLWGRLGDAIGRRPVFIGWAVAVAVLQIPLVALAGQSAWSLFIASTVAWVLATATGALQAATLAEQFSTRDRTFGIGLAFSVSVALFGGATPYLNEYMHAHGVGVLAPGWVIVTALISGITAWLMPERRGADLADVGADAVRHTEDVTPTREL; encoded by the coding sequence ATGAGGCAACTCGAGGGCGAGCCGACGGCTCGGAAGGTGCGCACCCTGGCCGCAATAACGGTGGGTAACTCGTTCGAGTGGTACGAGTGGGCCATCTACGGGATCTTCGCGCCGTTCATCGCCGCCGCGATGTTCGACAGAGCTGATCCGGTTTCTGCCCTGCTCTCGACTTTCGCGGTATTCGCGATCGGCTTCCTCATGCGGCCGATTGGGGGGATTGTGTTCGGCCGGATCGCCGATCGTCGCGGCCGTAAGACGGTTCTCATCGCGACGTTGCTGATGATGGGAACCGGAAGCATGGTCATCGCGCTGACGCCGGACTTCGAGACGCTCGGAGTCTGGGCGTCGGTGGTCCTGCTGCTCGCCCGAATGGCTCAGGGGTTCGCGCACGGCGGGGAGAGCGCGACGTCGTATTCCTACGTCGCGGAGCTGGCGCCACCGCAGAAGCGTGGAGCCTGGAGCAGTTACGCGTACGTGGCTGTTCTGATCGGCACCATCGGTGCGTTCGTCCTCGGGGTCGCATTGACTGCAGTGCTGGGTCAGCAGGCGGTCGCCGACTGGGCGTGGCGGGTACCGTTCGTCTTCGGTGCGCTGGGGTCGTTCGTTGTGATGTTCCTGCGCAGCCGGATGGAGGAGTCAGAGGTTTTCACCGAGCAGGCCCACGCGCCAGTTACCCAGTCCGCGACTGCCCCGCCGCGCAGGCTGTTCCGCCCGGTGGCGACCGGCATCGGCCTCATCTGTGGCCTGACGGTTTTCCAGTACACCTGGCTGGCGTTCATTCCGACCTACGCGATCGTGCACCAGGGTGTGTCGGCAGACACCGCCTACCTGGCATTGGCAGGCGCGCAGTTCATCGGGCTGTTCTGCCTGCCTTTGTGGGGCCGCCTCGGCGACGCGATCGGCAGGCGGCCGGTCTTCATCGGATGGGCGGTCGCCGTCGCCGTGCTGCAGATTCCGCTCGTGGCACTGGCAGGGCAGAGCGCCTGGTCGCTGTTCATCGCATCAACCGTCGCCTGGGTGCTCGCCACTGCCACCGGCGCCTTGCAGGCGGCAACGCTGGCCGAACAATTCTCGACCCGCGATCGCACATTCGGAATAGGACTGGCCTTCTCGGTCTCGGTTGCACTATTCGGCGGCGCAACACCGTATCTCAACGAGTACATGCACGCGCACGGCGTGGGTGTGCTCGCGCCGGGGTGGGTTATCGTCACGGCGTTGATCAGCGGTATCACAGCGTGGCTGATGCCCGAGCGCCGAGGCGCTGACCTGGCAGACGTCGGCGCCGATGCCGTCCGGCACACTGAAGACGTAACACCGACGCGAGAGCTCTGA
- a CDS encoding alpha/beta fold hydrolase, whose amino-acid sequence MSAFSTRYRTAKIDGLDVFYREAGDRSAPTLLLLHGFPSSSHMFRNLIDSLSDSFHLVAPDHIGFGRSSMPSVNQFTYSFDRLTEITEKLITHLGLEKFALYIHDYGAPIGLRIASTRPERITAIITQSGNAYMEGFTPFWDILFAHAKGRAANEDGVREYFTAEKTYWQYTHGVPADRLDRIAPEAWLLDQAGLDRKGNDAIQLQLFWDYQFNLDSYPKFQEYFRTHQPPLLVTWGKNDEIFGAPGAEAYRRDLPNGEFHLLDTGHFALETHGEEISGYIRNFLGKL is encoded by the coding sequence ATGTCTGCCTTCAGTACGCGCTACCGCACCGCGAAGATCGATGGGCTCGATGTGTTCTATCGTGAAGCCGGTGACCGGTCAGCACCGACATTGCTATTGCTGCACGGGTTTCCGAGTAGTTCGCACATGTTTCGGAATCTGATCGACTCCCTCTCGGACAGTTTCCATCTGGTGGCGCCCGATCACATCGGCTTCGGCAGGTCGTCGATGCCGTCGGTGAACCAGTTCACCTACAGCTTCGACCGGCTGACCGAGATCACCGAGAAGCTCATCACGCATCTGGGGCTGGAGAAGTTCGCGCTCTACATTCATGACTACGGTGCTCCGATAGGTCTGCGCATCGCCAGCACCAGGCCCGAACGGATCACCGCGATCATCACGCAGAGCGGCAACGCGTACATGGAGGGCTTCACTCCGTTCTGGGACATCCTGTTCGCGCACGCCAAGGGCCGGGCGGCCAACGAGGATGGCGTGCGGGAGTACTTCACCGCCGAGAAGACCTACTGGCAGTACACCCACGGTGTGCCGGCCGATCGCCTCGATCGCATCGCCCCTGAGGCGTGGCTGCTGGACCAGGCGGGCCTGGATCGAAAAGGCAACGACGCCATCCAGCTGCAGCTGTTCTGGGACTACCAGTTCAACCTCGACAGTTACCCCAAGTTCCAGGAGTACTTCCGCACTCATCAGCCTCCGCTGTTGGTGACGTGGGGAAAGAACGATGAGATCTTCGGTGCGCCAGGTGCAGAAGCCTACCGTCGTGACTTACCCAACGGCGAATTCCACCTGCTGGACACGGGCCACTTCGCCCTGGAGACACACGGAGAGGAAATCAGCGGCTACATTCGAAACTTCTTGGGGAAGCTGTAG
- a CDS encoding cysteine hydrolase family protein, translating to MNYDPEDTTVEHLLQIFAAAEAGDFPLFISPHYFYPADHRWLFNGPLEGDELRTHSFDRVGQLDLEGFTGSGADWLDEFKPFIENGRTVVASPHKVWGPQTNDLVLQLRKRKITEVVLCGMLANMCVESHLRDLLEQGFEVAVVRDATAGPRDPARGDGYLAALVIYAFLAHSVPSTAEVVSAMGRES from the coding sequence GTGAACTACGACCCCGAAGACACCACCGTAGAGCATCTGCTGCAGATCTTCGCGGCCGCAGAGGCGGGCGACTTCCCGTTGTTCATTTCGCCGCACTACTTTTATCCGGCCGACCACCGCTGGTTGTTCAATGGGCCGCTGGAAGGCGATGAGTTGCGAACGCATTCCTTCGACCGAGTGGGGCAACTGGACCTTGAGGGCTTCACCGGTTCGGGGGCCGATTGGCTCGATGAGTTCAAGCCGTTCATCGAAAACGGCAGGACTGTAGTGGCCAGCCCGCACAAGGTTTGGGGACCTCAGACCAACGACTTGGTGCTGCAACTGCGCAAGCGCAAGATCACCGAAGTCGTCCTGTGCGGAATGCTTGCCAACATGTGCGTGGAGTCGCATCTGCGGGATCTTCTCGAACAAGGCTTCGAGGTCGCTGTCGTTCGTGACGCCACCGCTGGGCCGCGGGACCCGGCGCGCGGCGACGGGTATCTGGCCGCGTTGGTGATTTACGCCTTTCTGGCACACAGTGTTCCATCGACGGCTGAGGTGGTGTCGGCGATGGGACGTGAGTCATGA
- a CDS encoding pyridoxamine 5'-phosphate oxidase family protein encodes MSKHYPAIAFTDAVQKAQSEHGSDTFYKRKVIAGRASAGPDALTDDERDFLRGRDSFYLATVSQTGWPYVQIRSGPPGFVRAIDDHTIAWGDFRGNLQYISTGNLSTDDRVAIIAVDYPRRARLKIFGHARIVSAQDDPELARSLADPAYDAVVERSMVVSVEAFDWNCPQHIVSRYSVAELQPTLAGLTEQIEKLRAENATLRAQLDDRD; translated from the coding sequence ATGAGTAAGCACTACCCGGCGATCGCCTTCACCGACGCGGTCCAGAAGGCACAGAGCGAACACGGCAGCGATACGTTCTACAAACGCAAGGTCATCGCGGGCCGCGCGTCAGCGGGTCCGGACGCGTTGACCGACGATGAGCGAGACTTCTTGCGCGGTCGAGACAGTTTCTATCTTGCGACCGTCAGTCAGACCGGATGGCCTTACGTCCAGATTCGCAGTGGGCCACCCGGATTCGTACGCGCCATCGATGACCACACCATCGCGTGGGGCGACTTCCGGGGCAACCTCCAATACATCAGCACAGGAAATCTCTCCACCGACGACCGAGTGGCGATCATCGCGGTGGACTACCCCCGCCGCGCTCGTCTGAAGATCTTCGGCCACGCCCGCATCGTCTCCGCGCAAGATGATCCCGAATTGGCCCGATCATTGGCGGATCCGGCCTACGACGCGGTGGTTGAGCGATCCATGGTGGTGTCGGTCGAGGCGTTCGACTGGAATTGCCCGCAGCACATCGTCTCCCGCTACAGCGTCGCCGAACTCCAGCCGACACTCGCGGGTCTGACGGAACAGATTGAAAAGCTTCGAGCCGAGAACGCAACGTTGCGCGCCCAACTCGACGACCGTGACTAG
- a CDS encoding LysR family transcriptional regulator — protein MRNTAATLILVSRQEIPPRTNAFIAFADQCGPQRYHQPVELRQLEAFIAVGTELHFGRAAKKLHIGQPTLSDLVRRLERELGTPLLNRTTRRVALTQAGIELLGRAKIIVDEVEGAAAAVRRIADGGAGRVRMGITPPVAPVLAPHLAAALKAVAPDVELTVQRMWLPDLERTVADLDGGLDLAITCGLVPDPPGIISEVFCAEPLMVGLRPDHRLAGQDAIDLAQLSSETLGMHNEALFPAWTLALRQALEAAGVTPPTVELADADLSACRWAAQAEVDWILTTRAVAGSDMPTPLVAVSPAHLVPYTLQWCPIRAANAAVGRFVHLALSVDVPPGWLTQQDHLRHSQDADGHGDVPPSSSWGLSAPYS, from the coding sequence GTGAGAAACACCGCTGCGACCCTCATTCTGGTTAGCCGTCAAGAAATTCCGCCGAGGACAAACGCATTCATCGCGTTTGCCGATCAATGCGGACCGCAACGGTATCATCAGCCAGTGGAGTTACGTCAGTTGGAGGCGTTCATCGCCGTCGGAACTGAACTGCACTTCGGGCGCGCCGCGAAGAAGTTGCACATCGGTCAGCCGACACTCAGCGACCTCGTGCGGCGGTTGGAACGCGAACTGGGTACACCCTTGCTGAATCGGACCACCCGCCGAGTGGCCCTGACACAGGCAGGAATTGAATTGCTCGGCCGGGCCAAGATCATCGTCGATGAGGTCGAAGGAGCTGCCGCGGCGGTACGACGGATCGCCGATGGCGGCGCTGGACGGGTACGCATGGGCATCACTCCGCCGGTCGCGCCAGTCCTGGCGCCGCATCTGGCCGCGGCTCTGAAGGCGGTCGCCCCCGACGTCGAGCTGACCGTGCAACGGATGTGGCTGCCCGACCTCGAACGGACGGTCGCCGATCTCGACGGCGGGCTGGACCTTGCGATCACCTGTGGCCTTGTGCCCGACCCGCCCGGGATCATCAGCGAGGTTTTCTGCGCAGAGCCTCTGATGGTGGGATTGCGGCCGGATCACCGGCTGGCCGGGCAAGACGCCATAGACCTCGCACAATTGTCTAGCGAGACACTCGGCATGCACAATGAGGCGCTGTTTCCGGCGTGGACCCTGGCCCTGCGCCAAGCCTTGGAAGCCGCGGGCGTCACGCCGCCCACTGTCGAACTCGCCGACGCCGACTTGTCGGCATGCCGCTGGGCCGCCCAAGCGGAGGTGGACTGGATCCTCACAACTCGCGCTGTGGCTGGAAGCGACATGCCCACGCCGCTAGTGGCTGTGTCACCTGCCCACCTGGTGCCCTACACATTGCAATGGTGCCCAATCCGGGCTGCCAACGCCGCCGTGGGCCGCTTCGTGCACCTCGCTCTTTCGGTCGACGTCCCACCGGGGTGGCTCACACAGCAAGACCACCTCCGTCACAGTCAGGACGCCGACGGGCACGGAGACGTTCCGCCGTCGTCGTCGTGGGGTCTCAGCGCGCCATATTCGTGA
- the dnaB gene encoding replicative DNA helicase has translation MAVVDDLGHPDGPADMDGPPQSGDFGRQPPQDMAAEQAVLGGMLLSKDAIADVLERLRPGDFYRPAHQSIYDAVLDLYGRGEPADAVTVAAELDRRGLLRRIGGAPYLHTLISTVPTAANAGFYAGIVAEKALLRRLVEAGTRVVQYGYAGADGADVADIVDRAQAEIYDVTERRASEDFVPLEDLLQPTMDEIDAIASQGGIARGVPTGFTELDEITNGLHAGQMIIIAARPGVGKALALDTLLPTPSGWTTMGDVAVGDHLLGPDGQPTRVVAGTDVMLGRPCYVVEFSDGTAIVADAQHQWPTEHGVRTTATLRPGMHTTVSASGGRGGTALLAPTVQVTGVRRRPSVPVRCVEVDNPEHLYLAGPGMVPTHNSTLGLDFMRSCSIKHRMASVIFSLEMSKSEIVMRLLSAEAKIKLGDMRSGRMTDDDWTRLARRMSEISEAPLYIDDSPNLTMMEIRAKARRLAQKSDLRLIVVDYMQLMTSGKKYESRQQEVSDFSRSLKLMAKELDVPVVAISQLNRGPEQRTDKRPQVSDLRESGCMTANTRILRADNGAEVTFGELMATGERPLVWSLDEHKRLVARPMTNVFPSGRKEVFTLRMASGREVEATANHPFLTLDGWVPLGELKPGDRLATPRLVPEPVETQRMHDSEVVMLAHMIGDGSCVKRQPIRDASIDEGNLVAVEISAAHFGVTPIRDEHTAARVTTLRLPAPHRLARGKRNPIAEWLDKLGLFGKRSYEKFVPAEVFALPNDQVALFLRHLWATDGSVRWDAKAGQGRLFYATTSRRLADDVVQLLLRVGVYARVKRAKKVGYRVCWHVLIFGRENQKRFLAHVGVPGARGAAAREVLANLDGITQNSDLDELHRLATNDVFWDEIAEITSIGEHDVYDGTVPGTHNFVAQGISAHNSLEQDADMVMLLHRPDAFDRDDPRGGEADIILGKHRNGPTANITVAHQLHFSRFTNMAR, from the coding sequence TTGGCAGTCGTGGACGACCTCGGGCACCCGGATGGGCCCGCGGACATGGACGGCCCGCCGCAGAGCGGAGATTTCGGCCGCCAGCCTCCTCAGGACATGGCAGCCGAGCAGGCTGTGCTCGGTGGCATGCTGCTCAGCAAGGACGCCATCGCCGACGTGCTGGAGCGGCTTCGGCCCGGCGACTTCTACCGCCCCGCGCACCAGAGCATCTACGACGCGGTCCTCGACCTCTACGGCCGCGGTGAGCCCGCCGACGCGGTCACCGTCGCCGCGGAACTCGATCGGCGCGGTCTGCTGCGCCGCATCGGCGGAGCGCCCTATCTGCACACGCTGATCTCGACGGTGCCCACCGCCGCCAACGCCGGCTTCTACGCCGGCATCGTGGCCGAGAAGGCCCTGCTGCGCCGGCTCGTGGAGGCAGGCACCCGCGTCGTGCAGTACGGCTACGCCGGGGCCGACGGCGCCGATGTCGCCGACATCGTCGACCGCGCCCAGGCCGAGATCTACGACGTCACCGAGCGCCGCGCCTCCGAGGACTTCGTGCCGCTCGAGGACCTGCTGCAGCCGACGATGGACGAGATCGACGCGATCGCGTCCCAGGGCGGTATCGCGCGTGGTGTGCCGACCGGGTTCACTGAACTCGACGAGATCACCAACGGGCTGCACGCCGGGCAGATGATCATCATCGCGGCCCGTCCCGGTGTGGGGAAGGCGCTCGCGCTCGACACATTGCTTCCCACGCCCAGCGGGTGGACCACCATGGGCGACGTGGCGGTGGGGGACCACCTCCTCGGTCCCGACGGCCAGCCCACACGCGTGGTCGCCGGCACCGACGTGATGCTCGGCCGACCGTGCTACGTCGTCGAGTTCTCCGACGGCACCGCGATCGTCGCCGACGCGCAGCATCAGTGGCCCACCGAGCACGGAGTCCGCACAACGGCCACTCTGCGGCCCGGAATGCACACCACGGTGAGCGCGTCCGGCGGCCGTGGCGGTACCGCCCTGCTGGCGCCTACGGTTCAGGTCACCGGGGTACGACGACGCCCCAGTGTGCCGGTGCGGTGTGTCGAGGTCGACAACCCCGAGCACCTGTACCTGGCAGGCCCCGGGATGGTGCCCACGCACAACTCGACGCTCGGCCTGGATTTCATGCGGTCGTGCTCGATCAAGCACCGCATGGCCAGCGTCATTTTCTCGCTGGAGATGAGCAAATCCGAGATCGTCATGCGCCTGCTGTCGGCCGAGGCGAAGATCAAGCTCGGCGACATGCGCTCGGGCCGCATGACCGATGACGACTGGACTCGGCTGGCGCGGCGCATGAGCGAGATCAGCGAGGCGCCGCTCTACATCGACGACTCGCCGAACCTCACCATGATGGAAATCCGCGCCAAGGCACGACGTTTGGCGCAAAAGTCCGACCTGCGACTCATCGTCGTCGATTACATGCAGCTGATGACGTCGGGCAAGAAGTACGAGTCGCGTCAGCAGGAAGTCTCGGACTTCTCGCGAAGCCTCAAGCTGATGGCCAAGGAACTCGACGTGCCTGTGGTCGCGATCAGCCAGCTCAACCGTGGGCCGGAACAGCGTACCGACAAGCGTCCACAGGTGTCTGACCTCCGTGAGTCCGGGTGCATGACCGCGAACACCCGAATCCTGCGCGCCGACAACGGTGCCGAGGTCACCTTCGGTGAGCTCATGGCGACCGGAGAGCGGCCCCTGGTGTGGTCGCTGGACGAACACAAACGCCTGGTCGCGCGACCGATGACCAACGTATTTCCCAGCGGACGCAAAGAGGTTTTCACACTGCGGATGGCGTCGGGGCGCGAAGTCGAAGCGACGGCCAATCATCCGTTCCTCACGCTCGACGGATGGGTTCCGTTGGGCGAGCTGAAGCCCGGCGACCGCCTCGCCACGCCCCGCCTGGTACCCGAGCCCGTCGAGACGCAGCGTATGCACGACTCGGAGGTCGTGATGCTGGCGCACATGATCGGTGATGGGTCTTGCGTGAAGCGCCAGCCGATTCGTGACGCATCGATCGATGAGGGGAATCTCGTCGCGGTCGAAATTTCCGCGGCACACTTCGGCGTCACGCCGATCCGTGACGAGCACACCGCGGCGCGGGTCACCACCCTTCGGCTTCCCGCGCCGCACCGGTTGGCGCGCGGCAAGCGCAACCCCATCGCCGAATGGCTCGACAAGCTCGGCCTGTTCGGTAAGCGCAGCTACGAGAAGTTCGTTCCGGCTGAGGTTTTCGCGCTGCCGAACGATCAGGTCGCGCTGTTCCTACGGCACCTGTGGGCGACCGACGGCTCGGTGCGGTGGGACGCAAAAGCCGGTCAGGGACGGTTGTTCTACGCGACCACGAGCCGGCGGTTGGCCGATGACGTTGTACAGCTGCTGCTCCGGGTCGGGGTGTACGCGCGGGTCAAACGGGCCAAGAAGGTCGGATACCGGGTCTGCTGGCACGTGCTCATCTTTGGCCGCGAGAACCAGAAGCGGTTCCTGGCACATGTCGGTGTACCCGGCGCGCGAGGCGCGGCGGCCCGCGAGGTGCTCGCCAACCTGGATGGCATCACCCAGAACAGCGACTTGGACGAGTTGCACAGGCTCGCCACCAACGACGTGTTCTGGGACGAGATCGCAGAGATCACCAGCATCGGCGAGCATGATGTGTACGACGGCACGGTGCCTGGCACGCATAACTTTGTGGCCCAGGGAATCTCCGCCCACAACAGCTTGGAGCAGGATGCGGACATGGTCATGCTGCTGCACCGGCCCGACGCGTTCGACCGTGACGATCCGCGCGGTGGCGAGGCCGACATCATCCTGGGCAAGCACCGCAACGGTCCGACCGCGAATATCACTGTGGCACACCAGCTGCACTTCTCGCGGTTCACGAATATGGCGCGCTGA